The genomic stretch GACAGAGGCCACTTGGATGCTGTCTGGTGGGCACCGAAGGCAGCGTGTGTATAGAACTCCTGGAAGCCGGCTGCGGGGCGGGGTGGGCGGTGGGAGGAAGGTGCCGATGAGAGTGACACTGGCAGGTGGGGACTCTGGGCTCTCCAGATGGCCTCCTCTGCACCCGTGGCCAGCTTGCCCAGCTCCCATCCTGGTTGGAGCAGATGGTGGGGACGCCGAGTTCTGTCCCCGGTCCCAGCCAGGCTGTGTGAAGAGCGGCCAGCCCTACTTCCTCTCTGTCCAGCCACGGCCTCTCTCTGCCCAAAGGCTGATGAGGCAGCACCTGAAGGCTCCCGATGTGTGGGTGACTGGCCCTGGGCTGGAACAAAGCGGTGTGTGCCCAAGAAGGGGTGTGGCTGGGTTTTGGCAATAAAGTGGGGACCGGGTAGTCAGAGGGGGATCAGAGGCAGTGagttcctctcctctgcccccaacTTCAAGCCTCCCACAGGCCCAAGGCCAGAGCAGGGGGCCGAGGCCTGGTAGAGAGTGGAAGGAGCCTCCGCCCCAAGGTCAGCACAGGTGTCGGGCTTGGGAGCCTTGGCCTCTGACTCCCGTGtggcccagccccaggctccGCCCTGCCTGGCCTTGCCTGGCTGGAACCTGCTACTCTAGGGTCCCggcagggttgatgggggaggcgGCCCCCGAGCTGTCATTGCCTCCCGCcgcttccttctccttcttgccGCTGTACTGGCCGATGAAGGAGCCGTCCTCATTGAACTGGACGTCCACGCTGCCCCCGTAGTCGGCCAAGCTGTCATCACTGCCCAGGGGCTTGATGTCTCCATTGAGGGATGGCTGGCTGCTGCCAAAAGCCTTCTCCTCATTGTCactgtgggggcagagggcaggcaggagTGGGAGGCTGCCCGCTAGAGCCCGGCAGGAGCCGGCAGGTGCTAGCCCGAGGGAGGAGGCCTGGCCCCGGGTCCACCTGCCTTCCATGCGCTCTGAATGCACTGGGGCAAGGGTCCTCATTCCTGACACAtaccaggggtgggggtgggggtggggggcaggtgacATGCACAGCGCCAGAGGGGCAAGGCCCAGGCCTGCCCAGGATGCTGGGGGACGCGAGGAAACAAGTGGGCGCTCGGCCTGTAGGTGAGCCGGACGGGGGCGCCAGTCCAGCTGGCAGCCCTTCCACAGCCCAGAGGGGGGAAGCCGGGGAGGTGACAGGTAGGCCCAGAAACTGAGCGTCGGCATGGGGACGAACTGGGGCGTGTTGGCTTCTCCCAAAAACAGGGAGCTGCGGGGCCAGAGGGCTGGGGGCGTGCGGAGCCCCAGCAAGCGGGGGCCGATGGCACTCCCAGGCACACGGTCCGCAGGAGGgcccctgccatcaggctctgaCAGTGTCTTCCCACCGCCCCTGTCTTACCTCTCCAGGGACCTGACATCACCCAGcggcacagagaagagagagagacagggtcaGATATAAGGGCGAGAGCAGTGCTGGGCGGCTGGCCAGCACCTGCTCTTACCCCCAGCTCACCTGTACTCGCCAAAGGTCTCGTCCTTCATCGGCCGGGCCTCGGAGTCCACCTGGGTGTCCTCCTTATCCTTCactggagacacagagaaggcccggctatccctcccacccccgccggACCCCGGACATCGGGCCCCATCCCCGGCTTGGGGACGCGGGCGAGGCTTGCCCCCTGTGCTCCGAGGGCCCCGGGGACTCTCTCGGCAGCGCTCAGAAGCCAGGAAGTCTTCGACGTGGACCACTCACCCCACGTGGGCCTGGCTGCCGTTTGCTGCTGGTCTGTGCAGAAGCTCCCTCTGGGCCCCCCGCCTGCCCCCGACATGCCCATGTCGTCCTGCCGGAGGCTTGgggaccgggggtggggggcatgtaCCCGCTCTATCGCCCTCACCTGAGCCCCAGGCCAGGGCCTACCTGAGTATTTGCCACCCTTGCTGCGCTTGATGAAGCAGAGGATGAGCAAGACGAGGACCAAGAGGATGATGGCGCTGATGAAGCCGATGAACCAGCCCTCGGTGGCGAAGCCAGCGGGAGGGAGTCTCACGCGGCCTGCGGGCAGATCGGGAAGACACGGAACCCGGCCCCAGGTGAGACAcccactcccagcccctctgCGCCGGGAActggccggggctgggggaggaccAGGCCGGCAAACaccacaggggcgggaggggaccGAAGCATGCTTGAAGCTGGCTGGTTGGGGAGGCCCtcgggggggagggaggacagggggcACGGAGATTCcgggaggaggagtgggggcgCGGCGCGGGGCCGGGGAGGAGGGACACGTCACCGGTGCCATTGGTCTTCACAGCCATCTTTAGGAGCACCCTCTCCTTGAGCAGGTGGATCTCATAGTCTGTGTCAGGCTGCAGGTCCCACTGCGTGTAGGAGCTCTGGTTGTAGCTGACGTACTGCGGTGGCAGATGAGGGCCTGTCTTCTCGTCTGCAGGGGCGACAGGGCAGCAGAGGTGAGCAGGAGTACCGTGCGGTGCCCTGGTTCCACACCGCCCCCGGGGGGCCTTTTGTGCTCACCTCCCAGGGCTTTGAACCAGATCTGGAACCCAAAGTTGCACTGGCCCTCCTTGGGGACCCAGGAGACCACGCTGTAATTCTCGCCGGCCATGGCCGAGATGTTGCCAAAATCCGGGGTCCCTGGGGAGCAAGAGGGCATTGTGGGACCTCGAGGCAGCCCAAGGCTGGCCATCCTGGGCCTGGCTGTCCGGCGGGGCCTTCTCAGCCCCCTCCAGCTCACCAGATAAGGCCATGGTGCCTCCTTCCCGCACGATGGCCTCTCCAGGGCCCTCTTTCGTGGTGGCTTGCAGCTGGAAACGATACCGCAGGTGCGGG from Panthera uncia isolate 11264 unplaced genomic scaffold, Puncia_PCG_1.0 HiC_scaffold_1583, whole genome shotgun sequence encodes the following:
- the LOC125917208 gene encoding neural cell adhesion molecule L1-like, with protein sequence MECQSDTSLLLHWQPPLSHNGVLTGYVLSYHPLDDGDKEQLSFDLPDPELRMHNLTNLSPHLRYRFQLQATTKEGPGEAIVREGGTMALSGTPDFGNISAMAGENYSVVSWVPKEGQCNFGFQIWFKALGDEKTGPHLPPQYVSYNQSSYTQWDLQPDTDYEIHLLKERVLLKMAVKTNGTGRVRLPPAGFATEGWFIGFISAIILLVLVLLILCFIKRSKGGKYSVKDKEDTQVDSEARPMKDETFGEYSDNEEKAFGSSQPSLNGDIKPLGSDDSLADYGGSVDVQFNEDGSFIGQYSGKKEKEAAGGNDSSGAASPINPAGTLE